One Rossellomorea aquimaris DNA window includes the following coding sequences:
- a CDS encoding GTP pyrophosphokinase family protein, translating to MLSYKFALEEVRTKINILREEFQVIHEYNPIEHISTRLKSPESILKKMSKKDMKPSFDQMKEQIRDIAGVRITCSFIEDIYKVSDLIQSQHDITVVEVKDYIKTPKPNGYQSLHLIVQVPIFLTDRVEIVYVEIQIRTIAMDFWASLEHKIYYKYNKEIPTHIQKGLKEAATQAALLDRKMEQLNHEINILKKEDGEDSSFMTPNEVHQFLMQLSKEED from the coding sequence ATGCTTTCATATAAATTCGCCCTTGAAGAAGTCCGGACAAAGATCAATATCCTAAGGGAAGAATTCCAGGTCATCCATGAATACAATCCGATCGAACACATTTCGACCCGTCTAAAGTCCCCAGAAAGTATCCTGAAGAAAATGTCAAAGAAGGACATGAAACCTTCCTTTGATCAGATGAAAGAACAAATCCGGGATATTGCAGGCGTACGCATCACCTGCTCGTTCATCGAGGATATCTATAAGGTGTCGGACTTGATTCAATCCCAACATGACATTACAGTGGTGGAAGTGAAGGACTATATCAAGACTCCGAAGCCCAATGGGTATCAAAGCCTTCACCTCATCGTGCAGGTTCCGATTTTTTTGACGGATCGCGTGGAAATCGTGTATGTGGAGATTCAGATCCGCACAATCGCCATGGATTTCTGGGCAAGTCTCGAGCATAAAATTTACTACAAATATAACAAGGAGATCCCCACCCATATCCAGAAGGGGTTAAAGGAAGCCGCTACACAGGCGGCTTTACTTGATCGCAAAATGGAACAGCTCAATCATGAAATCAATATATTGAAAAAAGAGGATGGAGAGGATTCAAGTTTTATGACGCCGAATGAGGTTCATCAATTTCTGATGCAACTCTCAAAAGAGGAGGATTGA
- a CDS encoding ABC transporter permease subunit, producing the protein MLRKLMKNPAFLVGFVFLFGMFAVSIIYSIGWGNEVPKMDLLKDGEGNFLKAPYSPAEYPPLGTDNFNRNILLLIIVGAKYTIGAALVITLCRVIPSVVLGMILHFYLKPFRRIIDSIVDAANYFPPTLLSFLLLNWIILEGPLINPEGFPYDFLDKLLFYLIILIIISIPSLTLLFSNEYDKIMKQEFIDSSKVLGASKRHYIMNHIRPFILPQILLVSIREFMIVMLLIAHLGVLNIYIGGSSLEKDLFENPFFVSLSNEWSGLLGSWWQFLWTTYPWIPFIPVFFFTLTILSAKLMLIGATRVMETMGNDNRNATVQEEVFNSFQGKETFELVHKE; encoded by the coding sequence ATGCTGAGAAAATTGATGAAGAATCCAGCCTTTTTAGTAGGATTTGTTTTTCTGTTTGGAATGTTTGCCGTGAGTATTATTTATTCCATTGGATGGGGGAATGAGGTGCCGAAGATGGACTTGTTGAAAGATGGGGAGGGGAACTTTCTTAAAGCCCCTTACTCTCCGGCTGAGTACCCGCCACTTGGCACCGATAATTTCAACCGGAATATTCTGCTCCTCATCATCGTTGGCGCTAAATATACGATTGGGGCAGCTCTGGTGATAACTCTATGTAGAGTTATCCCATCTGTGGTGTTGGGCATGATCCTCCATTTCTATCTAAAGCCGTTTAGAAGAATCATAGATAGCATCGTGGACGCTGCCAACTATTTTCCCCCCACTCTACTTTCGTTCTTGTTATTGAATTGGATTATTCTGGAGGGTCCGTTGATAAATCCTGAAGGCTTCCCTTATGATTTTTTGGACAAACTGCTGTTTTACCTGATCATTCTCATCATTATTTCGATTCCGAGCCTGACACTTCTATTCTCCAATGAATATGACAAAATCATGAAGCAGGAATTCATTGACAGCTCAAAGGTACTTGGGGCTTCGAAGCGGCACTACATCATGAACCATATCCGGCCATTCATTCTTCCGCAGATTCTCCTTGTGTCGATCCGCGAATTTATGATTGTCATGCTGTTGATCGCACATCTTGGTGTGTTAAATATTTATATTGGTGGATCTTCCCTTGAGAAAGATCTCTTTGAAAATCCATTCTTTGTTTCTCTGTCCAATGAATGGTCCGGCCTTCTTGGCAGCTGGTGGCAATTCCTATGGACTACCTATCCTTGGATTCCATTTATCCCTGTCTTTTTCTTTACCCTGACGATTCTTTCAGCAAAGCTGATGCTTATAGGGGCAACACGCGTGATGGAAACCATGGGGAATGACAATCGCAATGCTACTGTTCAAGAAGAAGTGTTCAATTCTTTTCAGGGAAAAGAGACATTTGAATTAGTCCATAAAGAATGA
- a CDS encoding ABC transporter permease subunit, giving the protein MYIKTIGSMALKFVFVVFGIILLTGLIGLFNEGIDPSLRLYMVNIVDISSSLFHTASLTITNEANNTYPMFPAFWEPYFYSMSIFLSAFLLSVLLGILLAYLTHLLPARWSKFIIRATNLLESTPDIFILIVMQYSVIFILKETGVLLFPIVGSQDKVYFLPIVTLSILPTIMLFRIIYLLVNDEYSKPYVDLIKSRGMSKHSIFFIHILRNISFSLLNHAKSIILFLLSSLIVFERLFNIYGITHFILSFSQMDVICFSLIMFYLPVFLLLILIRLIIDRKTGQKVVI; this is encoded by the coding sequence ATGTATATCAAAACAATCGGTTCCATGGCTTTGAAATTTGTATTCGTTGTATTCGGAATCATTCTTCTCACGGGTCTTATCGGGCTTTTTAATGAAGGGATAGACCCGAGCCTGAGACTATATATGGTCAACATTGTGGATATCTCATCGTCACTCTTCCATACCGCTTCATTGACCATCACCAATGAGGCAAACAATACTTATCCGATGTTCCCTGCTTTTTGGGAGCCTTATTTTTACTCCATGTCGATCTTTTTATCTGCTTTCCTTCTATCTGTACTATTGGGCATTCTCCTTGCGTATCTCACACACCTGCTTCCCGCCCGGTGGTCGAAGTTCATCATCAGGGCAACCAATTTGCTTGAGTCCACACCCGATATCTTCATCTTGATCGTTATGCAATACAGCGTCATCTTTATCCTGAAAGAGACTGGTGTGTTATTGTTTCCTATAGTCGGATCGCAGGATAAGGTGTACTTCCTTCCAATTGTGACCCTGTCCATCTTACCGACAATCATGTTGTTCAGGATCATTTACCTACTGGTGAACGATGAATACAGCAAGCCGTATGTGGACCTGATCAAAAGCAGAGGGATGTCCAAACACTCAATATTTTTTATCCATATCCTGCGAAATATCTCATTCAGTTTGTTGAATCATGCCAAATCCATCATTCTCTTTCTATTATCATCTCTTATCGTATTTGAGAGGTTGTTCAATATTTATGGAATCACACATTTTATCTTGTCCTTCTCTCAAATGGATGTGATTTGTTTCAGTTTGATCATGTTCTATCTTCCGGTCTTCCTTTTACTTATCTTGATCAGGCTCATCATTGATAGAAAAACCGGACAGAAGGTGGTGATTTGA